The Neisseria animaloris genome segment GGGTTTGTTCGGTTGTTTGCGTCCGAGCTATTCCGCCAAGCCCAATTTTTTCAACAATGCGCGGCTGCCTTCCGACACGAGCCGGAAAGTTTCGTCGAAATCGCCGGTGTACCACGGGTCGGGCACGTGGTTGTAGCCGCTGGATGGGATTAAATCGGTAAGTTTGAAGATTTTTTCGGGTGGGCGGCCGAACGTGCGTTCCAGTTCGGCGAGGTTGTCGTCATCCATCGCAATCAGAAAATCATAATACCCGTCATCACCGATTTGTACTTGGCTGCTGGTAAAGCCCGAATGGTTGATGCCGTGCTTCGCCAGCGTTTTACGCGTGCCTTGGTGCATGTTTTCGCCATTGTGCCAGCCCGAAGTGCCCGAGCTGGAAACGGCAATACGTTGCTCGACACCGGCTTGCCGCGCATGGTGGCGTAAAACATATTCGGCCATCGGAGAACGGCAGATGTTGCCGAGGCAGACGAAAAGGATACGGTAGGCACTCATGGGATTATTGCTCCGCAAATAACGGGTTGTGGCCGGGTAGGTTGAGGGCTTGGGCGTAATTGGGCAACTCTTCCTGTTCGGGCAGGGCATCATGTAGCAGGCGGATGTTTTCGACTTGGCATTCGACCATCAGGTCCAAAAAGTTTTGCTGCACGGTTTCGATGCGTTCGGCGGGCGACAGCGGCCAAGCGAACACTTGCGGCATCAGTTCGAACGCGCTGTCGGTGGCATTAAAACCGAACAACAGTTTTCCGCCCTGCTGAGAAGCCATAACCACACCCACGCGCGGGCTTTGCAGGCGAATGGCGCGAATGGCGTTGGCGGCAAATACGTCCATCGCCATACGCAGGCGCATATGGCTGCCTTCGGTAAGTGCGTGCAGCGGGGTGTTTGGGGGAAGCGGATTGGTGAATAAGGTAAGCCCTTGTTGCGTCAAATTTTCCTGCCATACCTGCATCAGGGGCAAGGCGGCATCGCGCAAGTTTTGGTTTAAGACGGCCTGAATGCTTTGATGGCCGTAGCCGAGGGCAAAAATAACATTTACGGATTGTCCGGCGGGAATCTTCAAGTCGGTTTGGGGCAGTCGGGCGGCAAAGTTTTGCGCGGTTTCGATATTTTGTTTGGCCGCAAACCATTGTCCGGCATTAACGGCAGCCAAATCGGAGGCGCGTATCAGTTTCGGCAGCCAGACGGCCTGAATCAGCGGGCGCAAATGCGGGTAGTCGGCCATACGGGCGCACAGTTCTACCGACGGGGTGTTCAGCGGCAGTGTTTGCGATTGGTTGCATCCCGCCACCAGCACCACGGGTATCGCAAACCATTGCACTTCGTGCTCGGTTTTGGCCTGCAAAGTGGTGTCCAAACCGTCGAAAAGTGCGCGGTAGGAGGCGGCATCAGGAGCCATACTCATGGCGACGGAAAGGCCGAGGTAATGGTTTTGCTGCAACATGGTATGGATTTCGGCCTGCAACGATTCGGTAGCGAGTTTACGTTGTGCGGCCGAGGTGTTTTGCGCGATTTGCGAAGCGTAGAGCAGCAGGCTGTTTTTAACGGGGTCGGTAGGGTAAGGGCGGGTGTCGGGAAGGGTTTGGGGATTCATGGAAAAATCTCTCGGCGTGTGTGTCGGAATGCCGTGCATTATAGCTTAGGCCGTCTGAAAAAGATTTTCAGACGGCCTAATATTAAAACAGCTTTTGCGAATCCAACAACAGCGTTACCGGCCCGTCGTTGCATAAATCAACCTGCATGTGGGTTTGGAAGCGGCCGGTTTCGACTGGAATCTCATGTTGCCGGAGCATGGCGGCAACCTGTTCGTAAAGCATATTGGCCTGTTCGGGTTTGGCCGCATCGGAAAAAGAAGGCCGCCTGCCGTTGCGGGCATCGGCATACAGCGTAAACTGTGAAACCAGCAACACCGCACCGCCGGTGTCTTTCAACGATAAATTCAGCTTGCCCGCATCGTCTTCAAAAATCCGCAGGTGGGCGATTTTATCGGCGATATAGCGAGCATCAGCTGCGGTGTCTTCATGGCATACGCCGAGCAACACAACAAAACCGCGGCGGATGTGGCCGGTGGTTTCGCTATTGCCTGCTTTAATCACATTCACTTCGGCCCGGTTTACTTTCTGAATAACGGCTCGCATAAATTTCACTCACATTGGTTTGATTTTTTTACCGAAGCAGCCGCAGACCGGCATCATCGGCACAGACGGATATAACGTTTGTTGATATACGTTTGCAGTTGATTTTAACGTTTTTAGTAACGGTTTGGACATGGCTGTAATCAGCGAACGCTCTGAGGTGCGGATGAGTGAATGGAAATGAGGGATGGCAAAATTAAAAATAACTTAATGACTTTACCGGTGGTCGGAAGAGTGGAGGGGATTATCAAAGAACTTGAGCTAAGGCCGTCTGAAAGTAAGTTTCAGACGGCCTTGTTTCATTTTCCAAACACTAATCTATCGGTTTTAAATGTATAGTAATCCACCCAATCCTGCAAATATTCATACGGATACGACAAATCGTATTGCTTCATAAAATCGAAGATATCCTGATATTCGTTACTTGGCAGCGGATCGTACACGATTAAATCCCGCGGGGCGATTTCGTGGTCGATGCCCAAATCAAAACCGTGTATGGAGGCGATCTTGGCATACATCACGATTTGCGGCTGCAGAAAAAAGTCGAAATAAGTTAAGGTTTCTTTGGCTGCGGCACGCGCATTCTTTTTGATAAACAATGGCTCCAAGGCTTTTTTCATGGCTTCGGCATCCTGCTTGGCGAAGGCGAGAAAGAAACGGTAGTCGTCGAGCCGCTTTTGCAGCCATTTGCCGGGCGTGGGATAGGCCAGCACCTGCAAACTGCGTTCCTTTAGTCTGTCCAACTGCCGGCCTTCCACCATCAACAAGGTGTTGTACATCATATGGCGGTTGAGATCGTAGCGGTCGACAAATTCCTCGGTATCGTTGGCGATGTTGTCGATATTGCGCACTAAAAATTCTCGCAATTGGGGGCTGTCGCTCATGATCATGAGAAATGATAATCTGCTGATATTTAATATATCGCATGGAAAGAAAAAAGGAATAGGCTCAAGATTATCCATGCTTCTAAGCACAATAAGTTTGCCGTGTACATAGGCATATTGTTTGAATTTTTTTAAATCGCGTTCAAATAAATAAGAGTGCGCAGCAACGGCATCAACATCACTCGTTATATATCCCATTGCCGCAAACGGCACACCTTTCCTTTCATCAATATAAGATAATCCGTCTCTACATTCTTCGGAAAAGGTTTCTACATAGCTTTTAATAACATGAGTGATATACTCGTACCATTTGGGAGTTGTCATCATATTGGCTGCCATGTTTATCTCCTGATATTGTGTTTAGACGGAATTTTAATGGGAAGAATTACCGCTTCGTACGCAGTGGTGTGGCCTTCTCCGTCGGTATGGCTGGTTAGGCGGTCGGCGTTGTCGCGCTCTATCAATACGGCGCTGCCGTCGGCGAACACCCGTTTAGTCAATTCGTTGTTGTAGTCGTAATGGTATTGCTCGGTGCGCCCCAAGACATCGGTGACTTCGGTGTAGCCGTCGTGATAGGTGAAACGCCATTCTTCGCCCAACGAAGTCCAGTTGCGCAGCACTTTGCCGGTGGGAGTGTAATGGCTGTATTCGTAATAAGCGGTCAAACCCGCCGCATCGGTGTGCGACACCATCAGGTTGTTTTGATAGGTGAAACTGCGTTTGACCGTGCCGTCGCGGCCGATGACGCGCAGCAAATCGCCGCTGGTGGTGTGGTTGGTTTTACTGGCATTGAAGACGAAAGCCTGCTTGCGGTTGATTCTGACGTCTTCGGTAACATTTTGGACACCGCCGAGGTCAGCGAACAGTGGGCAGGGAATCGGCGGCACTTGCGGTGGAGCGGGCGGAGGCGGCCAACAGAAATCGGATGTTAAGAACTTATTTCAGGTCGTCTGAAAGGTTTTTTCAGATAGCTTAATCAAGGATATTAAGTTGTAGCGACCGGCTAAAGCACCCTTCTAGAGCAGTTGATCTCCTGATTCAGTCTGTCGCATTTGATGTAATTGGCTACATATCATGTTTTTCAGCTATGTGATTTGCCATTAAAAATATCCAACCATGCCTTTTGTTTAAAGACTATTTCTTCGTAATTAAGGCCATCATTGATATCGCTGACACCAATAGCATAGATCAAAGCACTATCATCTTCCAGTATACTCGATTCAAAATTTTCTAGGCTTGGGTCATCTTGAAAGGAGTTTATGAAAGTTGGAATTTTGTTTTCATTGCTCATAATGACCATAGTTGTCAGAGAAGGGCCGCAATCATATAAAATATTTTCAAAATAATCTTCATCAATTGGTTTTAAAAATTCAATAATTCCTATACGGCTTGGAATAAAGCCTAACAAAAAACCGAAAAAGCCTTTTTTAAGGTTTCCATGCCATAAAATTTTAACCTTTTGATTTTTCGAGAGGGTCTCAAAAAAATTTAAATCCAGCCCAGTTGCACAAAGAAAACAGCGGTAATGTGGGCTTTTATTTACTCTTTCTAAAATGTTTTTCAAACTATTTTGAGTGTTTTTTTCACTGCTTTCTCTTTTAATTCTTTTACACATTTTTTAATCCTTTATATTTACTTTCTAATATGAAAATGTCCTGGATCTCTAGTTCTCCACCATAATCTTCCTGGAGGAAGCCGTTTATTACGAATATACTGATTAAATCTTCTTAGCGTAGAATTTCCTATTTGATTAACATATTTTCCATTTTTAGCTGGAGAAGCGCCCCATGAAATAGAATTTCTAGTTTTAAATCCTCCTGACTTGCTATAGGATGGTTTTCTTCTATACCAGTTTCTCATGGGGCCAAAAGCATTTCTACATCTACCGGCAGCTAATTTACCAAGCTTACCTAATATCGGCCCAGCTACTGCACCGATAGCCCCACTGATTGCAACACTTCCATAGTCAATATCGTTCCATTTTTCGCCATTTGCTATATTTGAAACTATTTGAATGCCAGCATCAGTAGCGGCTCCAGAGGCAGCACCTATAGCAGCAGCAATTAATATTGGAGCGAATGCAATGTTTCCACTTGGATCAACCCAAATTTGTACATTAGGTGCGAATCTATATAAATTTTCCCCACCCCACAACCCAATCGGATCCTGATTAACAAACCGACCCGCATCAGGTTCGTAATACCTAAAGAAGTTGTAATGCAACCCGGTCTCTTGGTCGCAATACTGATTCTGTAACCTAAACGGCTGATGAGCTGTTTCCGTTACGTTGGTTTCGCTCTTCAGCTTACCCCAACCGTAATAATCCCCAAACCAAAGCAGATTACCGTCTTTATCGGTCATCTCGCGCGGTATGCCGATTTGGTCGCAGTGGAAGTAGTTGGTTTCCTGTTTGCTTTCGCCTTCTGCATCGGTGTAGTTGCGAATCTGCGCCAAAGGTTCGTAACTGTCCTGATCGGTGTAGAGGTAGGTATAGAGGCCGTCTGAATGCTTTTCCTGCAACAGACGGCTGCCGTCCCATACGCATTCCCGCTCTTTCG includes the following:
- a CDS encoding type IV secretion protein Rhs; the protein is MPPIPCPLFADLGGVQNVTEDVRINRKQAFVFNASKTNHTTSGDLLRVIGRDGTVKRSFTYQNNLMVSHTDAAGLTAYYEYSHYTPTGKVLRNWTSLGEEWRFTYHDGYTEVTDVLGRTEQYHYDYNNELTKRVFADGSAVLIERDNADRLTSHTDGEGHTTAYEAVILPIKIPSKHNIRR
- a CDS encoding low molecular weight protein-tyrosine-phosphatase codes for the protein MSAYRILFVCLGNICRSPMAEYVLRHHARQAGVEQRIAVSSSGTSGWHNGENMHQGTRKTLAKHGINHSGFTSSQVQIGDDGYYDFLIAMDDDNLAELERTFGRPPEKIFKLTDLIPSSGYNHVPDPWYTGDFDETFRLVSEGSRALLKKLGLAE
- a CDS encoding conjugal transfer protein translates to MNPQTLPDTRPYPTDPVKNSLLLYASQIAQNTSAAQRKLATESLQAEIHTMLQQNHYLGLSVAMSMAPDAASYRALFDGLDTTLQAKTEHEVQWFAIPVVLVAGCNQSQTLPLNTPSVELCARMADYPHLRPLIQAVWLPKLIRASDLAAVNAGQWFAAKQNIETAQNFAARLPQTDLKIPAGQSVNVIFALGYGHQSIQAVLNQNLRDAALPLMQVWQENLTQQGLTLFTNPLPPNTPLHALTEGSHMRLRMAMDVFAANAIRAIRLQSPRVGVVMASQQGGKLLFGFNATDSAFELMPQVFAWPLSPAERIETVQQNFLDLMVECQVENIRLLHDALPEQEELPNYAQALNLPGHNPLFAEQ
- the dtd gene encoding D-aminoacyl-tRNA deacylase encodes the protein MRAVIQKVNRAEVNVIKAGNSETTGHIRRGFVVLLGVCHEDTAADARYIADKIAHLRIFEDDAGKLNLSLKDTGGAVLLVSQFTLYADARNGRRPSFSDAAKPEQANMLYEQVAAMLRQHEIPVETGRFQTHMQVDLCNDGPVTLLLDSQKLF
- a CDS encoding immunity 49 family protein — translated: MAANMMTTPKWYEYITHVIKSYVETFSEECRDGLSYIDERKGVPFAAMGYITSDVDAVAAHSYLFERDLKKFKQYAYVHGKLIVLRSMDNLEPIPFFFPCDILNISRLSFLMIMSDSPQLREFLVRNIDNIANDTEEFVDRYDLNRHMMYNTLLMVEGRQLDRLKERSLQVLAYPTPGKWLQKRLDDYRFFLAFAKQDAEAMKKALEPLFIKKNARAAAKETLTYFDFFLQPQIVMYAKIASIHGFDLGIDHEIAPRDLIVYDPLPSNEYQDIFDFMKQYDLSYPYEYLQDWVDYYTFKTDRLVFGK